The stretch of DNA AGCCGAAGAGCTGAAAAGCCGGTGTCCATATCCCGTTGAAACGGCTCTTTTATCTCTTGAGCAGGCGGAAGAGCAGCTCGGTGATTATGATATTATCATTCAAACAACATCCATTGGCATGTCGCCGAAAGTAAGTGAAACACCTATTCATGTAAAGAATATCCGTCCAGATGCGTTTGTATCGGATATCATTTACAATCCAGCGGAAACGATGATCATGAAAGAAGCTAAAAAGCGGGGCGCACGTGTGCAAAACGGTTTGAAAATGTTTGCTTATCAGGGTGCGCTTGCTTTTGAAAAATGGACAGGCATCCTGCCTGACACGGAACGTATGCAAAAAATAGTACAGAATAAACTTGGAGGAACATCATGCTGACAGGAAAACAAAAACGATTTTTACGAGCAGAGGCTCATCACCTAGACCCAATTTTTCAAGTAGGTAAAGGCGGCGTTAATGAAAACATGACAACGCAAATTGCCGAAGCACTTGAAGTGCGCGAGTTAATCAAGGTGAGTATTTTACAAAATAATGAAGATGATAAACATGAGGTGGCAGAAGCACTGGCCAAGGGGGCAAAAGCAGAGCTTGTTCAGTTGATCGGCCACACAGTGGTATTATATAAAGAATCAAAAGAAAACAAAAAAATCGTTCTGCCGCGATGAAAAAAGTGGGTATTTTAGGCGGAACCTTTAACCCGCCGCATGTTGGCCATTTAATTGCAGCCAATGAGGCCCTGCATGCGCTCGATCTGGATGAAATCCGTTTTATGCCCAATTCACTTCCGCCGCATAAAAAGCTTGCTGGCCATGTGGACGATGAACACCGTCTTCGTATGACAGAGCTTGCCATTGAAGGAAATGACTGCTTTCGGATTGAAACGATTGAAATCCAGCGTGCAGGGGTATCGTATACGATTGATACAATGCGGGAATTGATAAAGCGAGAACCTGAAACATCATTTTATTTTATAATTGGCGCGGACATGATTGAATATTTACCGAAATGGCGTGACATTGATGAATTAAGCCGGCTTGTCACCTTTGTTGGAGTCAAGCGGCCGGGCTATTCAACAGAAACGCCTTACCCGGTGTTATTAATTGATACGCCGGAAATTCATTTGTCATCAACGGTTCTCCGGGAAAAAGCAGCGTCAAACAAAACGCTTCATTATCTTATGCCGGAAACGGTCATTCGGTATATAAAGGAGAACAGCTTATATGGAGCGTAGCAGAGCACTGGAGATTGTTGAAAAACAATTAACGGAAAAGCGGTACACGCATACTCTAGGGGTATCAGAAGCAGCTGTCGAGCTGGCAGACCGCTATGGAGCAGATGTCTACAAAGCGGAACTGGCCGCTATTTTCCACGATTATGCAAAGTTTCGT from Domibacillus sp. DTU_2020_1001157_1_SI_ALB_TIR_016 encodes:
- a CDS encoding nicotinate-nucleotide adenylyltransferase — translated: MKKVGILGGTFNPPHVGHLIAANEALHALDLDEIRFMPNSLPPHKKLAGHVDDEHRLRMTELAIEGNDCFRIETIEIQRAGVSYTIDTMRELIKREPETSFYFIIGADMIEYLPKWRDIDELSRLVTFVGVKRPGYSTETPYPVLLIDTPEIHLSSTVLREKAASNKTLHYLMPETVIRYIKENSLYGA
- the yhbY gene encoding ribosome assembly RNA-binding protein YhbY, encoding MLTGKQKRFLRAEAHHLDPIFQVGKGGVNENMTTQIAEALEVRELIKVSILQNNEDDKHEVAEALAKGAKAELVQLIGHTVVLYKESKENKKIVLPR